In Candidatus Binatus sp., the following proteins share a genomic window:
- a CDS encoding radical SAM protein, with the protein MNTAARLPLYSPPAADLPRIRDVEFVEMPVRTILNRCDSPRMPFRWTINPYRGCEFGCVYCYARYTHEFLELRDPMDFERRIFVKRMAAEVLGRTLSRTPIGTDAIAIGTATDPYQPAERKYGLTRSMLEVFAQLPGLNLSITTKSGLITRDLELLKKINRRSKLSVNFSLITLDRKLQRVLEPRAPRPGLRLRALFELSRANIRCNLLMMPVIPAISDDPAGIENVIRAAQKAGASAVWWRPLFLKPAAARRFLPFVKERFPHLADRVDMFYGHAEYVPQAYDDRMRRIFDRIRRRYGFPITHEPDGPQPPIHADPPRQLSLI; encoded by the coding sequence ATGAACACCGCCGCCAGACTGCCGCTCTATTCGCCTCCCGCCGCGGATTTGCCCCGGATCCGGGACGTCGAGTTCGTCGAGATGCCCGTCCGCACCATCCTCAATCGATGCGACAGTCCGCGGATGCCGTTCCGCTGGACGATCAACCCGTATCGCGGCTGCGAGTTCGGATGCGTCTATTGTTACGCGCGCTACACCCACGAATTCCTCGAACTGCGCGATCCGATGGACTTCGAGCGGCGCATCTTCGTCAAGCGGATGGCGGCCGAAGTGCTCGGGCGCACGCTTTCGCGGACGCCAATCGGCACCGACGCGATCGCAATCGGCACCGCGACCGATCCGTATCAACCGGCCGAGCGCAAGTACGGGCTCACGCGCTCGATGCTCGAGGTGTTCGCGCAACTGCCGGGCCTCAATCTCTCGATCACGACCAAATCGGGCCTCATCACGCGCGACCTGGAGTTGCTGAAAAAGATCAATCGGCGCTCGAAACTGTCGGTGAATTTTTCGCTGATCACGCTCGATCGCAAGCTGCAGCGCGTCCTGGAGCCGCGCGCGCCGCGGCCCGGATTGCGGCTCCGCGCGCTGTTTGAGCTGTCGCGCGCGAATATCCGATGCAACCTGCTGATGATGCCGGTGATTCCTGCTATCAGCGACGATCCCGCCGGAATCGAAAACGTTATCCGCGCCGCGCAAAAGGCGGGCGCAAGCGCCGTCTGGTGGCGTCCGCTATTTCTGAAGCCGGCGGCGGCGCGCCGATTTCTCCCGTTCGTCAAGGAGCGATTCCCGCATCTGGCGGATCGTGTCGACATGTTTTACGGCCACGCCGAGTACGTACCGCAGGCGTACGACGATCGGATGCGCAGGATTTTCGATCGGATTCGGCGCCGCTACGGATTTCCGATCACGCACGAACCCGACGGTCCGCAACCGCCGATCCATGCGGACCCGCCGCGCCAATTGAGCCTGATTTAA
- a CDS encoding SDR family oxidoreductase translates to MATSGYKFREKYGEWALVTGASAGIGLEFARGLAREGMSIVLTARREDRLNSLADELKRQYRIETRVVAADLAEPDGADRLADAVADLPIAFLVNNAGFGYAGRFDKLATERLRAMVIVNCLAPVVLTSRILPTMVQRGRGAVVIVGSVAGRQPLPLHAVYSATKGFDLLLGEALWGELRGTGIDAIVIEPGPTKTEFQSVAGENVGPDHGEPAENVVRVTFDALGKQPSVISGWFNWVRANATRLAPRSTVAILAKKVIEGQTPVELR, encoded by the coding sequence ATGGCGACCAGCGGATACAAGTTTCGGGAGAAATACGGGGAATGGGCGCTGGTGACCGGCGCTTCGGCGGGAATTGGGCTCGAATTTGCGCGCGGGCTGGCGCGCGAGGGCATGTCGATCGTGCTGACGGCGCGGCGCGAGGATCGCCTCAACAGCCTCGCCGACGAATTGAAGCGGCAGTACCGAATCGAGACGCGCGTCGTCGCCGCCGACCTGGCCGAGCCCGACGGCGCCGACCGCCTGGCCGACGCGGTCGCGGACCTGCCGATCGCATTTCTCGTGAACAACGCGGGCTTCGGTTACGCGGGCCGGTTCGACAAGCTCGCGACCGAGCGGCTGCGCGCGATGGTGATCGTCAATTGCCTCGCGCCGGTGGTGCTGACCAGCCGGATTCTGCCCACGATGGTGCAGCGGGGGCGCGGCGCGGTGGTGATAGTCGGCAGCGTCGCGGGACGCCAGCCGCTGCCGCTGCACGCGGTCTATAGTGCAACCAAGGGCTTCGACCTGCTGCTCGGCGAAGCGCTATGGGGCGAACTGCGCGGCACCGGTATCGACGCGATCGTGATCGAGCCGGGGCCGACGAAGACCGAGTTTCAATCGGTGGCGGGCGAGAACGTCGGGCCCGATCACGGGGAGCCGGCGGAGAATGTCGTGCGCGTCACGTTCGACGCATTGGGCAAGCAGCCGAGCGTGATCTCGGGATGGTTCAACTGGGTGCGCGCGAATGCTACGCGCCTCGCGCCGCGCTCGACGGTCGCAATCCTCGCGAAGAAGGTGATCGAAGGCCAAACCCCCGTCGAGCTAAGGTAG